Proteins encoded in a region of the Zea mays cultivar B73 chromosome 4, Zm-B73-REFERENCE-NAM-5.0, whole genome shotgun sequence genome:
- the LOC118476900 gene encoding uncharacterized protein isoform X1, protein MAFEVEEDDAHPRGRSNATVIDEQGDCHRKGKSVIGASSSDVAGMSTMPENTVEVVTQNGRRVKLKGGIESPWSHGEPYGNGFSCNYCTSRIKGGGATRLREHLGGLPGNVAACINVPLNVKAIMTDQVAIRRIRRRRNNDLRHYVEREVRESNKGLGTSSKARIPLDEEGQIQMALKESLREYDEERFYRSPSGSRSASCSANQQTRLDRFYRSPSISQGPFDIDLAHSRAQAQPRVDIMLRGGSRDKLGKALAKWFHANDIPGRKADCPYFRSAIKLAQECGQGVHIPSGKDLDGKFLDMNYEDMEAHMAKFKDDWKEYGVTVMCDSWTGPTMMCIINFMVYCNGRMFFHKSINATGRVQNAEFIYDCIREVVVDEIGVKNVIQIVTDNGSNYKKACRQLITRYPHITWQPCAAHTINLMLKDISRFSEVSQVVDDAKRICRFFYNHNRLHAMMREKIGGELIRWNATRFGTVFIFLQSFWDRQDKFMQWMVSDDWKNNAWKDEADHAFTYDCLLNRRWWSDMELVLNAVTPIYTVLRYADQQKNATIAGFLPKIMTAMAQIRGNLSKEKDLLDRIVGVIKKRLKYMVDDTLIVAAGALDPKTLYMTKLSRKSSTRHAVTLALKKLASSSKIASAAIEQYAFFCEKRGLFAGEEAERSATNGRMSAAEWWSAYGGEHKELQMLARRIVSQCLSSSGCERNWSTFALVHTKLRNRLGYEKLHKLVYVHYNLKLRIQHFENDMQSLQEMQVFKDTELDPYSVMIDCAMYDEGNPIMDWLCNSRSESTPILDEYDDNELESPIPSRVLMDELGMDVEVTALKRKLDFNTREGKKKRKAGLVDIEEEIEDDVESDSSDGSPINVELCDSSSDDDGTVGDEFGDEWEFRGPSGGGACEVGPSGGGACDVGPSGDGSRDGAMHEQAAPNPPLRPRSTRLKKVPVKELYK, encoded by the exons ATGGCATTTGAGGTTGAGGAAGACGATGCACATCCTAGAGGGCGTTCAAATGCAACTGTGATAGACGAACAAGGCGATTGCCATCGCAAAGGAAAGAGTGTCATTGGAGCATCATCAAGTGACGTTGCTGGTATGAGCACAATGCCTGAAAACACGGTTGAGGTGGTCACACAAAATG GGAGGCGTGTGAAATTAAAAGGAGGCATTGAGAGCCCATGGAGCCATGGTGAGCCTTATGGAAATGGTTTTAGTTGTAATTATTGCACTAGTCGTATCAAGGGCGGAGGTGCGACCCGTCTAAGAGAGCATTTGGGAGGATTGCCTGGAAATGTGGCTGCATGTATTAATGTTCCACTTAATGTTAAGGCAATAATGACTGATCAAGTGGCTATTCGGAGAATAAGGAGGCGGCGAAACAATGACCTTAGACACTATGTTGAGCGAGAGGTTAGAGAATCAAATAAAGGATTAGGGACTTCGAGTAAAGCAAGAATTCCTCTAGATGAAGAAGGTCAAATACAGATGGCATTGAAAGAGTCATTGAGGGAATATGATGAGGAGAGGTTCTACCGAAGTCCAAGTGGTAGTAGGTCTGCAAGTTGTTCTGCTAATCAACAAACTAGACTTGACAG GTTCTACCGAAGTCCAAGTATTTCACAGGGTCCTTTTGATATTGATCTGGCACATAGTAGGGCACAAGCACAGCCTCGGGTGGATATCATGCTTAGGGGCGGTAGCAGAGATAAGCTAGGAAAAGCATTGGCGAAGTGGTTTCACGCCAATGATATTCCAGGAAGAAAAGCAGATTGTCCATATTTTCGATCAGCCATTAAATTGGCACAAGAATGTGGACAAGGGGTGCACATCCCTAGTGGAAAGGATTTAGATGGCAAATTTTTGGATATGAACTATGAAGATATGGAGGCTCACATGGCCAAATTCAAGGATGATTGGAAGGAATATGGTGTTACTGTCATGTGTGATTCATGGACAG GTCCTACCATGATGTGTATCATTAATTTTATGGTATATTGCAATGGAAGGATGTTTTTTCACAAGTCTATAAATGCAACTGGCCGTGTTCAAAATGCTGAATTTATTTATGATTGTATTAGAGAGGTGGTTGTTGATGAGATTGGGGTGAAGAATGTCATTCAAATTGTTACAGATAATGGGTCCAACTATAAGAAGGCATGTCGACAGCTCATTACTCGGTATCCGCACATTACATGGCAGCCCTGTGCAGCTCATACAATTAATTTGATGCTGAAAGATATAAGTCGCTTTTCTGAGGTCTCTCAAGTAGTGGACGATGCAAAAAGAATTTGTAGATTCTTCTATAACCATAACAG GCTTCATGCTATGATGAGGGAGAAAATTGGTGGAGAGTTGATTAGGTGGAATGCTACTAGGTTCGGCACCGTCTTTATCTTCCTTCAGAGTTTCTGGGATAGACAAGATAAGTTTATGCAATGGATGGTGTCTGATGATTGGAAAAACAACGCATGGAAAGATGAAGCAGATCATGCATTTACTTATGATTGTTTGTTAAATAGAAGATGGTGGAGTGACATGGAATTGGTGTTGAATGCTGTCACACCAATTTATACTGTGCTTCGCTATGCTGATCAACAAAAAAATGCAACTATAGCTGGATTTCTTCCAAAGATAATGACAGCCATGGCTCAAATACGTGGTAATTTAAGTAAAGAGAAAGATCTTCTTGATAGAATAGTTGGAGTGATCAAGAAGAGACTAAAATATATGGTTGATGATACTCTCATTGTTGCAG CTGGTGCACTTGATCCTAAAACATTATATATGACTAAGCTTTCAAGAAAATCATCTACTAGACATGCAGTTACATTGGCTCTTAAGAAGCTTGCAAGCTCATCTAAGATTGCATCTGCTGCAATTGAGCAATATGCTTTTTTCTGTGAAAAAAGAGGATTATTTGCAGGGGAGGAAGCCGAACGTTCAGCAACTAATGGACGCATGAGTGCAG CTGAATGGTGGAGTGCATATGGAGGAGAGCACAAAGAACTACAAATGCTTGCACGTCGGATTGTTTCACAATGTCTATCCTCTAGTGGATGCGAGCGAAACTGGAGCACATTTGCATTGGTCCATACCAAACTGAGAAATCGTTTGGGTTATGAGAAGCTCCACAAATTGGTTTATGTCCACTACAATTTGAAATTACGCATCCAACATTTCGAGAATGACATGCAAAGTCTTCAAGAAATGCAAGTCTTCAAAGATACTGAGTTAGATCCATATAGTGTTATGATAGATTGTGCTATGTATGATGAAGGTAACCCAATCATGGATTGGTTGTGCAACTCAAGGAGTGAGTCTACGCCTATTCTTGATGAGTATGATGACAATGAGCTTGAATCCCCAATCCCATCTAGAGTTCTCATGGATGAGTTAGGAATGGATGTAGAAGTGACCGCATTGAAGAGGAAGCTTGATTTTAATACAAGAGAAGgtaagaagaaaagaaaggcagGACTTGTTGATATTGAGGAAGAAATTGAGGATGATGTTGAGTCAGATTCTTCAGATGGTAGCCCAATAAATGTTGAATTATGTGATAGCAGTTCAGATGATGATGGCACAG TAGGTGATGAGTTTGGTGACGAATGGGAATTTAGAGGACCTAGTGGTGGTGGAGCATGTGAAGTTGGACCTAGTGGTGGTGGAGCATGTGATGTTGGACCTAGTGGTGATGGATCAAGGGATG GTGCTATGCATGAGCAAGcagctccaaatcctccacttcgTCCAAGATCAACAAGGCTAAAGAAAGTCCCTGTGAAGGAACTTTATAAG TGA
- the LOC118476900 gene encoding uncharacterized protein isoform X2, with translation MAFEVEEDDAHPRGRSNATVIDEQGDCHRKGKSVIGASSSDVAGMSTMPENTVEVVTQNGRRVKLKGGIESPWSHGEPYGNGFSCNYCTSRIKGGGATRLREHLGGLPGNVAACINVPLNVKAIMTDQVAIRRIRRRRNNDLRHYVEREVRESNKGLGTSSKARIPLDEEGQIQMALKESLREYDEERFYRSPSGSRSASCSANQQTRLDRFYRSPSISQGPFDIDLAHSRAQAQPRVDIMLRGGSRDKLGKALAKWFHANDIPGRKADCPYFRSAIKLAQECGQGVHIPSGKDLDGKFLDMNYEDMEAHMAKFKDDWKEYGVTVMCDSWTGPTMMCIINFMVYCNGRMFFHKSINATGRVQNAEFIYDCIREVVVDEIGVKNVIQIVTDNGSNYKKACRQLITRYPHITWQPCAAHTINLMLKDISRFSEVSQVVDDAKRICRFFYNHNRLHAMMREKIGGELIRWNATRFGTVFIFLQSFWDRQDKFMQWMVSDDWKNNAWKDEADHAFTYDCLLNRRWWSDMELVLNAVTPIYTVLRYADQQKNATIAGFLPKIMTAMAQIRGNLSKEKDLLDRIVGVIKKRLKYMVDDTLIVAAGALDPKTLYMTKLSRKSSTRHAVTLALKKLASSSKIASAAIEQYAFFCEKRGLFAGEEAERSATNGRMSAAEWWSAYGGEHKELQMLARRIVSQCLSSSGCERNWSTFALVHTKLRNRLGYEKLHKLVYVHYNLKLRIQHFENDMQSLQEMQVFKDTELDPYSVMIDCAMYDEGNPIMDWLCNSRSESTPILDEYDDNELESPIPSRVLMDELGMDVEVTALKRKLDFNTREGKKKRKAGLVDIEEEIEDDVESDSSDGSPINVELCDSSSDDDGTGDEFGDEWEFRGPSGGGACEVGPSGGGACDVGPSGDGSRDGAMHEQAAPNPPLRPRSTRLKKVPVKELYK, from the exons ATGGCATTTGAGGTTGAGGAAGACGATGCACATCCTAGAGGGCGTTCAAATGCAACTGTGATAGACGAACAAGGCGATTGCCATCGCAAAGGAAAGAGTGTCATTGGAGCATCATCAAGTGACGTTGCTGGTATGAGCACAATGCCTGAAAACACGGTTGAGGTGGTCACACAAAATG GGAGGCGTGTGAAATTAAAAGGAGGCATTGAGAGCCCATGGAGCCATGGTGAGCCTTATGGAAATGGTTTTAGTTGTAATTATTGCACTAGTCGTATCAAGGGCGGAGGTGCGACCCGTCTAAGAGAGCATTTGGGAGGATTGCCTGGAAATGTGGCTGCATGTATTAATGTTCCACTTAATGTTAAGGCAATAATGACTGATCAAGTGGCTATTCGGAGAATAAGGAGGCGGCGAAACAATGACCTTAGACACTATGTTGAGCGAGAGGTTAGAGAATCAAATAAAGGATTAGGGACTTCGAGTAAAGCAAGAATTCCTCTAGATGAAGAAGGTCAAATACAGATGGCATTGAAAGAGTCATTGAGGGAATATGATGAGGAGAGGTTCTACCGAAGTCCAAGTGGTAGTAGGTCTGCAAGTTGTTCTGCTAATCAACAAACTAGACTTGACAG GTTCTACCGAAGTCCAAGTATTTCACAGGGTCCTTTTGATATTGATCTGGCACATAGTAGGGCACAAGCACAGCCTCGGGTGGATATCATGCTTAGGGGCGGTAGCAGAGATAAGCTAGGAAAAGCATTGGCGAAGTGGTTTCACGCCAATGATATTCCAGGAAGAAAAGCAGATTGTCCATATTTTCGATCAGCCATTAAATTGGCACAAGAATGTGGACAAGGGGTGCACATCCCTAGTGGAAAGGATTTAGATGGCAAATTTTTGGATATGAACTATGAAGATATGGAGGCTCACATGGCCAAATTCAAGGATGATTGGAAGGAATATGGTGTTACTGTCATGTGTGATTCATGGACAG GTCCTACCATGATGTGTATCATTAATTTTATGGTATATTGCAATGGAAGGATGTTTTTTCACAAGTCTATAAATGCAACTGGCCGTGTTCAAAATGCTGAATTTATTTATGATTGTATTAGAGAGGTGGTTGTTGATGAGATTGGGGTGAAGAATGTCATTCAAATTGTTACAGATAATGGGTCCAACTATAAGAAGGCATGTCGACAGCTCATTACTCGGTATCCGCACATTACATGGCAGCCCTGTGCAGCTCATACAATTAATTTGATGCTGAAAGATATAAGTCGCTTTTCTGAGGTCTCTCAAGTAGTGGACGATGCAAAAAGAATTTGTAGATTCTTCTATAACCATAACAG GCTTCATGCTATGATGAGGGAGAAAATTGGTGGAGAGTTGATTAGGTGGAATGCTACTAGGTTCGGCACCGTCTTTATCTTCCTTCAGAGTTTCTGGGATAGACAAGATAAGTTTATGCAATGGATGGTGTCTGATGATTGGAAAAACAACGCATGGAAAGATGAAGCAGATCATGCATTTACTTATGATTGTTTGTTAAATAGAAGATGGTGGAGTGACATGGAATTGGTGTTGAATGCTGTCACACCAATTTATACTGTGCTTCGCTATGCTGATCAACAAAAAAATGCAACTATAGCTGGATTTCTTCCAAAGATAATGACAGCCATGGCTCAAATACGTGGTAATTTAAGTAAAGAGAAAGATCTTCTTGATAGAATAGTTGGAGTGATCAAGAAGAGACTAAAATATATGGTTGATGATACTCTCATTGTTGCAG CTGGTGCACTTGATCCTAAAACATTATATATGACTAAGCTTTCAAGAAAATCATCTACTAGACATGCAGTTACATTGGCTCTTAAGAAGCTTGCAAGCTCATCTAAGATTGCATCTGCTGCAATTGAGCAATATGCTTTTTTCTGTGAAAAAAGAGGATTATTTGCAGGGGAGGAAGCCGAACGTTCAGCAACTAATGGACGCATGAGTGCAG CTGAATGGTGGAGTGCATATGGAGGAGAGCACAAAGAACTACAAATGCTTGCACGTCGGATTGTTTCACAATGTCTATCCTCTAGTGGATGCGAGCGAAACTGGAGCACATTTGCATTGGTCCATACCAAACTGAGAAATCGTTTGGGTTATGAGAAGCTCCACAAATTGGTTTATGTCCACTACAATTTGAAATTACGCATCCAACATTTCGAGAATGACATGCAAAGTCTTCAAGAAATGCAAGTCTTCAAAGATACTGAGTTAGATCCATATAGTGTTATGATAGATTGTGCTATGTATGATGAAGGTAACCCAATCATGGATTGGTTGTGCAACTCAAGGAGTGAGTCTACGCCTATTCTTGATGAGTATGATGACAATGAGCTTGAATCCCCAATCCCATCTAGAGTTCTCATGGATGAGTTAGGAATGGATGTAGAAGTGACCGCATTGAAGAGGAAGCTTGATTTTAATACAAGAGAAGgtaagaagaaaagaaaggcagGACTTGTTGATATTGAGGAAGAAATTGAGGATGATGTTGAGTCAGATTCTTCAGATGGTAGCCCAATAAATGTTGAATTATGTGATAGCAGTTCAGATGATGATGGCACAG GTGATGAGTTTGGTGACGAATGGGAATTTAGAGGACCTAGTGGTGGTGGAGCATGTGAAGTTGGACCTAGTGGTGGTGGAGCATGTGATGTTGGACCTAGTGGTGATGGATCAAGGGATG GTGCTATGCATGAGCAAGcagctccaaatcctccacttcgTCCAAGATCAACAAGGCTAAAGAAAGTCCCTGTGAAGGAACTTTATAAG TGA
- the LOC118476900 gene encoding uncharacterized protein isoform X3 yields MAFEVEEDDAHPRGRSNATVIDEQGDCHRKGKSVIGASSSDVAGMSTMPENTVEVVTQNGRRVKLKGGIESPWSHGEPYGNGFSCNYCTSRIKGGGATRLREHLGGLPGNVAACINVPLNVKAIMTDQVAIRRIRRRRNNDLRHYVEREVRESNKGLGTSSKARIPLDEEGQIQMALKESLREYDEERFYRSPSGSRSASCSANQQTRLDRFYRSPSISQGPFDIDLAHSRAQAQPRVDIMLRGGSRDKLGKALAKWFHANDIPGRKADCPYFRSAIKLAQECGQGVHIPSGKDLDGKFLDMNYEDMEAHMAKFKDDWKEYGVTVMCDSWTDNGSNYKKACRQLITRYPHITWQPCAAHTINLMLKDISRFSEVSQVVDDAKRICRFFYNHNRLHAMMREKIGGELIRWNATRFGTVFIFLQSFWDRQDKFMQWMVSDDWKNNAWKDEADHAFTYDCLLNRRWWSDMELVLNAVTPIYTVLRYADQQKNATIAGFLPKIMTAMAQIRGNLSKEKDLLDRIVGVIKKRLKYMVDDTLIVAAGALDPKTLYMTKLSRKSSTRHAVTLALKKLASSSKIASAAIEQYAFFCEKRGLFAGEEAERSATNGRMSAAEWWSAYGGEHKELQMLARRIVSQCLSSSGCERNWSTFALVHTKLRNRLGYEKLHKLVYVHYNLKLRIQHFENDMQSLQEMQVFKDTELDPYSVMIDCAMYDEGNPIMDWLCNSRSESTPILDEYDDNELESPIPSRVLMDELGMDVEVTALKRKLDFNTREGKKKRKAGLVDIEEEIEDDVESDSSDGSPINVELCDSSSDDDGTVGDEFGDEWEFRGPSGGGACEVGPSGGGACDVGPSGDGSRDGAMHEQAAPNPPLRPRSTRLKKVPVKELYK; encoded by the exons ATGGCATTTGAGGTTGAGGAAGACGATGCACATCCTAGAGGGCGTTCAAATGCAACTGTGATAGACGAACAAGGCGATTGCCATCGCAAAGGAAAGAGTGTCATTGGAGCATCATCAAGTGACGTTGCTGGTATGAGCACAATGCCTGAAAACACGGTTGAGGTGGTCACACAAAATG GGAGGCGTGTGAAATTAAAAGGAGGCATTGAGAGCCCATGGAGCCATGGTGAGCCTTATGGAAATGGTTTTAGTTGTAATTATTGCACTAGTCGTATCAAGGGCGGAGGTGCGACCCGTCTAAGAGAGCATTTGGGAGGATTGCCTGGAAATGTGGCTGCATGTATTAATGTTCCACTTAATGTTAAGGCAATAATGACTGATCAAGTGGCTATTCGGAGAATAAGGAGGCGGCGAAACAATGACCTTAGACACTATGTTGAGCGAGAGGTTAGAGAATCAAATAAAGGATTAGGGACTTCGAGTAAAGCAAGAATTCCTCTAGATGAAGAAGGTCAAATACAGATGGCATTGAAAGAGTCATTGAGGGAATATGATGAGGAGAGGTTCTACCGAAGTCCAAGTGGTAGTAGGTCTGCAAGTTGTTCTGCTAATCAACAAACTAGACTTGACAG GTTCTACCGAAGTCCAAGTATTTCACAGGGTCCTTTTGATATTGATCTGGCACATAGTAGGGCACAAGCACAGCCTCGGGTGGATATCATGCTTAGGGGCGGTAGCAGAGATAAGCTAGGAAAAGCATTGGCGAAGTGGTTTCACGCCAATGATATTCCAGGAAGAAAAGCAGATTGTCCATATTTTCGATCAGCCATTAAATTGGCACAAGAATGTGGACAAGGGGTGCACATCCCTAGTGGAAAGGATTTAGATGGCAAATTTTTGGATATGAACTATGAAGATATGGAGGCTCACATGGCCAAATTCAAGGATGATTGGAAGGAATATGGTGTTACTGTCATGTGTGATTCATGGACAG ATAATGGGTCCAACTATAAGAAGGCATGTCGACAGCTCATTACTCGGTATCCGCACATTACATGGCAGCCCTGTGCAGCTCATACAATTAATTTGATGCTGAAAGATATAAGTCGCTTTTCTGAGGTCTCTCAAGTAGTGGACGATGCAAAAAGAATTTGTAGATTCTTCTATAACCATAACAG GCTTCATGCTATGATGAGGGAGAAAATTGGTGGAGAGTTGATTAGGTGGAATGCTACTAGGTTCGGCACCGTCTTTATCTTCCTTCAGAGTTTCTGGGATAGACAAGATAAGTTTATGCAATGGATGGTGTCTGATGATTGGAAAAACAACGCATGGAAAGATGAAGCAGATCATGCATTTACTTATGATTGTTTGTTAAATAGAAGATGGTGGAGTGACATGGAATTGGTGTTGAATGCTGTCACACCAATTTATACTGTGCTTCGCTATGCTGATCAACAAAAAAATGCAACTATAGCTGGATTTCTTCCAAAGATAATGACAGCCATGGCTCAAATACGTGGTAATTTAAGTAAAGAGAAAGATCTTCTTGATAGAATAGTTGGAGTGATCAAGAAGAGACTAAAATATATGGTTGATGATACTCTCATTGTTGCAG CTGGTGCACTTGATCCTAAAACATTATATATGACTAAGCTTTCAAGAAAATCATCTACTAGACATGCAGTTACATTGGCTCTTAAGAAGCTTGCAAGCTCATCTAAGATTGCATCTGCTGCAATTGAGCAATATGCTTTTTTCTGTGAAAAAAGAGGATTATTTGCAGGGGAGGAAGCCGAACGTTCAGCAACTAATGGACGCATGAGTGCAG CTGAATGGTGGAGTGCATATGGAGGAGAGCACAAAGAACTACAAATGCTTGCACGTCGGATTGTTTCACAATGTCTATCCTCTAGTGGATGCGAGCGAAACTGGAGCACATTTGCATTGGTCCATACCAAACTGAGAAATCGTTTGGGTTATGAGAAGCTCCACAAATTGGTTTATGTCCACTACAATTTGAAATTACGCATCCAACATTTCGAGAATGACATGCAAAGTCTTCAAGAAATGCAAGTCTTCAAAGATACTGAGTTAGATCCATATAGTGTTATGATAGATTGTGCTATGTATGATGAAGGTAACCCAATCATGGATTGGTTGTGCAACTCAAGGAGTGAGTCTACGCCTATTCTTGATGAGTATGATGACAATGAGCTTGAATCCCCAATCCCATCTAGAGTTCTCATGGATGAGTTAGGAATGGATGTAGAAGTGACCGCATTGAAGAGGAAGCTTGATTTTAATACAAGAGAAGgtaagaagaaaagaaaggcagGACTTGTTGATATTGAGGAAGAAATTGAGGATGATGTTGAGTCAGATTCTTCAGATGGTAGCCCAATAAATGTTGAATTATGTGATAGCAGTTCAGATGATGATGGCACAG TAGGTGATGAGTTTGGTGACGAATGGGAATTTAGAGGACCTAGTGGTGGTGGAGCATGTGAAGTTGGACCTAGTGGTGGTGGAGCATGTGATGTTGGACCTAGTGGTGATGGATCAAGGGATG GTGCTATGCATGAGCAAGcagctccaaatcctccacttcgTCCAAGATCAACAAGGCTAAAGAAAGTCCCTGTGAAGGAACTTTATAAG TGA
- the LOC118476899 gene encoding transcription factor IND-like, whose translation MNNITQHNSSSSWDLDMSLGTHHHPLLFDSHPNPGPPPPPPLSFHLSSSSHHPPAPHPAHHHPSLGPSLSSSLFPQPPHHHHHRLHRLGLDIDDPSSHSHGHRGNDELEEMRKQHEAAAEHVDEELGAMKEMMYRIAAMQPVDIDPATVKKPRRRNVRISEDPQSVAARHRRERISERVRVLQRLVPGGTKMDTASMLDEAIRYIKFLKRQVQELQHPAHAAAGAGAGPSVSAVGGLPLIDWAGLVRPVDIHGPTSPSSSSSMGGAGAHAALGFGFSSAGGQSSHGMH comes from the coding sequence ATGAACAACATTACGCAGCACAACTCGAGCAGCTCATGGGATTTGGACATGAGCCTCGGCACCCACCACCACCCTCTCCTCTTCGACAGCCACCCCAACccggggccgccgccgccgccgccattaTCCTTCCACCTCTCCTCCTCCTCCCACCACCCTCCGGCGCCGCATCCTGCACACCACCATCCCAGCTTGGGTCCTTCGCTGTCTTCCTCCCTCTTCCCACAaccaccgcaccaccaccatcatCGGCTCCACCGCCTCGGCCTCGACATCGACGACCCTTCCTCCCATTCCCACGGCCACCGCGGGAACGACGAGCTGGAGGAGATGCGGAAGCAGCACGAGGCGGCAGCCGAGCACGTGGACGAGGAGCTCGGCGCCATGAAGGAGATGATGTACCGGATCGCGGCCATGCAGCCGGTGGACATCGACCCGGCCACCGTCAAGAAGCCGCGCCGCCGCAACGTACGCATCAGCGAGGACCCCCAGAGCGTGGCGGCCCGGCACCGGCGCGAGCGGATCAGCGAGCGCGTCCGCGTCCTGCAGCGGCTCGTGCCCGGCGGCACCAAGATGGACACCGCCTCCATGCTCGACGAGGCCATCCGCTACATCAAGTTCCTCAAGCGCCAGGTGCAGGAGCTCCAGCACCCGGCGCACGCGgccgccggagcaggagccgggcCCAGCGTCTCGGCCGTGGGCGGCCTGCCGCTCATTGACTGGGCCGGGCTCGTGAGGCCCGTCGACATCCACGGGCCGACGTCGCCATCGTCCTCGTCGTCCATGGGCGGCGCCGGCGCCCACGCCGCGCTAGGGTTCGGGTTCAGCAGCGCCGGCGGCCAGAGCAGCCATGGAATGCACTGA